TGGCTTGCTGCTCTTTTAGCTTGCGAATTCGCTCTTCTTCCGCTTTACGATTTTTCTCAAGCTGCTCGCTCTCGCGGCGCAGCTTGTCTAAACGTTCTTGCTCTTTTTTAGCCGCAGCTTCACGTTGGCTACGGATCTGCTGAGCTTGCTGTTTAACCAATGTTGGATCGATAACGACTGCCTGCACCATGCGCCCACTTGGCTCGGGTTTCGACATCGTAAAGTCTGTGCCCCAGATAAGGGCCACAATCAGTAGCGCATGCAAACTGACCGATATCAATATCGGCTTTTTGTAATCACTACCTTTTCTGATCTTTTTCTCTTTCATGAATCGCGAACGTTATTCCTTAATGTCCGTCAGCAGCCCAACTTTGGGTATACCAGCGCGACTCAACTCATCCAAAACCAACACGACATCCGCATAGGGTGTCGCTGCGTCTCCACCGACCGCAACGGGAGAATTCGGCTTCAATGACAATTCAGCTTTAACACGAACAATCACATCTTGCAGTGAAATGCCACGTGTCACTTCTTCATCGTTGACGCTTAGTCCTAAGTTGCCCTCTCGATCGATTTCAACAATGATAAAGCTCGCATCGCTATCGCCAGCCAATTCCGAAGCAGGCTTAGCGGTCGCGGTTTTTGGTAGCTCGACATCGACCCCTTGCGTCACAAAAGGTGAAGTCACCATAAAGATGATCAGCAGCACCAACATTACGTCGATGTATGGCACGACGTTGATCTCTGCTGTCATTTTGCGTTTCTTAGGTTGGTAGCCCGCCATCGCGACTAATCCTTCTGCACAGTATCACGCCCAGCCATCGCTTGGCGGTGCAATATACTGTGAAACTCTTCAGAGAAGGTGGCGTAATTGTGCTCGAGCTTGCCGACTTTGTTGCTCAATCGGTTATACGCCATAACTGCGGGGATAGCAGCAAATAGGCCCATTGCGGTGGCCACCAAGGCCTCGGCAATGCCCGGCGCAACCATAGCAAGGGTTGCTTGCTTCACTTCACCGAGTGCGATAAATGCGTGCATGATGCCCCATACGGTACCAAATAGGCCGATGTAAGGGCTGATCGAGCCTACCGTTGCTAAGAAAGGAAGATGGGTTTCTAGCTCGTCCACTTCACGTGCCACCGCTACGCGCATCGCACGACCCGTCCCTTCCATGATGAAATCCGGCGAACCAGCATTAGATTTACGTAAACGAGCAAACTCAGTGAAACCTGAATAAAAGATCTCTTCAGTGCCTGCTAACTCATCCTTACGCTGCTTGGTCGCTTGATAGAGTACCGATAAGTCGGTGCCTGACCAGAACTTATCTTCGAAGCTTTCCGCCTCTTTACTCGCTTGCGACAATATTTTGCTGCGTTTGATGATCATTGCCCATGAAACGATCGACATGCCCAGCAGGATCAACATCACCATTTTCACCAGCAAACTGGCTTGCAAAAATAGATCGAGCATTGAAATATCAGCGGTCACTTTGAGTTAACTCCATTACGATTGATTGAGGCATCGGCTTTGGCCTCATTTTCTTATTGTCGATACATGCTACCTTAACCATTGCTTTACACAATGTCTTGCCATCAGGATTAACGATCTCCTGACAGAATACCAATGAGGCTTTTTTAAGGTCAGCGATTTGAGTGGTGACAGTTAGATGGTCGTCAAGACGCGCACCTTGTAGAAAGTCTATGTCCATGTGTCGGACTACAAAACCAAGGTTTTGTTCCAGCAAGGTTTGCTGCGAAACACCAATTGTGCGAAGCAGCTCGGTTCTCGCTCGCTCGAAGAACTTGAGGTAGTTCGAGTGATAGACAACCCCACCGGCATCAGTATCTTCGTAATACACCGTCACTGGCCATTCGAATATCGGCTTATCTTGCTGCACCTTGCTATCCATCTCTAACTGATTGACTCGATACTATAACGCAATTCGTCACCCCCAATGCAAGGGTAAATCGATGAATTCAAAGCTTGAAACAAAAAAAAGCGCCCACTGGTAAGAGTGATGCGCTTTTTTTATACAACTGGTTTACCATAGTGCTCAAATCTAGAGCAGGCGTAACACCGTGAGATAGCCGAGAATGGTCAAGCTGCAATAAGGACTAAAGCACAGTTGCCATACCCAATGGCGTGGTTTAAAACCGACACCAAACACCATGCTGGAACAAACTGCCCAAATAAGCAGCGGAGCAATCACAGCGTTAAACCCACCGATAGAGACGGAATACTGCTCCGGATCCCACATCAGCAACGCCACATGATAAAAACCCAGGAGTAACGACAAGGCTCGCCAAAGAGCCTTGTCGACAGGGGCGTGCAATCTCGCCACCTGGTGAGCAAAATTACTCACTATCTTTATCCATCATTTCCGAGTGCTCTAACCAAAGAGCGTTAATGATGCCGAATGCACAGGCAAGTAGTACGCCTAGAATCCATGCGAAATACCACATAGTAATAGCTCCTTAGTAGAGTGAGTTTTTGTTTTCTTCGATGAACTTCTCGTCCAAGCGACCAAACATTTTGTAGTAAGTCCACGTTGTGTAGCCAAGAATCACCGGAACCATAACAAAGGCGACAGCAGTCATTAGATTCAACGTAAGTTCTGACGACGTGGCATCCCACATCGTTAAGCTGTGATTAGGCACCAGGTCTGAAGGCATAATGAACGGGAACATAGCTAAACCAGCAGTGAAGATAACCCCCGCATTGCCAAGGCTTGATGCAAGAAACGCAATACCACCTTTATCAAGGCGCGATGCCAAAACCGCTAGCAGTGGCATAACCACACCTAGCACAGGCGCAATCCACATCAGTGGGTAGGTTTCGAAGTTATTCATCCACGCACCCGCTTCTCGGATCACTTCCTTGTTTAATGGGTTAGATGCTGCGTTGCCATCCATCACCGACGTGATGACGTAACCTTCCATACCTTGTACCCAAAAGCCTGCGGCAACAAATGCAGACACAGTCAATAGACCCGTCAACTGCGCCACATTGCGTGCACGAGTGTGTACGTCTGCTGTGGTTTTCATCTGCAGCCAGGTCGCCCCTTGCATCAGAATCATGAACAAGCTAACCAGACCACACAACAATGCAAATGGATTAAGCAAGCCAAAGAACGAACCATGGTAAGTAGGCATCAGGAATTCGCTCAATTGGAAAGGGACACCTTGCAGTAGGTTACCAAACGCCACACCAAAGATTACCGGCGGAACGAAACCACTGATAGAGATACAGATATCCCAAGTTTGACGCCATTTTGGATCTTCGATTTTAGAACGGTAGTCCAAACCAATTGGACGCAACCATAACGCCGCTAGGGTGACAATCATCGCCAGGTAGAAACCGGAAAACGAAGTTGCATAAACCAGAGGCCAAGCTGCAAATAACGCACCACCCGCGGTGATAAGCCATACTTGGTTACCATCCCAGTGCGGTGCTATAGAGTTAATCATGACACGACGTTCGTTGTCATTTTTGCCGATAACAGGTACCAGCGCGCCGACACCCATATCAAAACCATCGGTAATCGCGAAGCCTACTAGCAGGACACCAATCAGTACCCACCAGATAAGTCGCAAGATTTCGTAATCAAACATTTGTCTCTCCTTGCCTTATGCTTCTACTTGGCGACTAACTTTGTCTGCCACAGATTGTGGATTTTGCTCAAAGTGGTAGCGACCGGTTTTTAGACTGCTCGGTCCTTTACGGGCAAATTTCACCATCAAGTAAACTTCCGCAATCAGGAACACAGTGTAAAGCGCAAGAATGGCGAACAATGACGTCCAAATTTCAGCAGCAGTCAAGGCTGATGCTGCCACATGAACCGGAAGAATCTCACCAACCGCCCATGGCTGACGACCAAACTCGGCCACAAACCAACCGGCTTCTACCGCAATCCAAGGCAGTGGGATGCTAAGTAGCGCAGCACGCAGAATCCAGCGTTTTTGCTCGATTTTCTGACGACAGGTTTGAACGAAAGCAGCACCAAAGACGAAAAGCATGATAAAGCCACACGCGACCATGATTCTAAATGACCAGAACAGCGGCCAAACCGTCGGAATAGAATCATCCGCAGCGGCTTGAATTTGGTCTTCAGTCGCATCAACCACATTGTCGGTATAACGCTTGAGCAACAGGCCATAACCCAAATCGCCCTTCACTTCATCAAAGGCTGCCATGTTGGCTTCAGATTTATCGCCAGCGCGCAGCTTTTCAAGCAACTCGTAGGCATACATACCGGTGCGGATGCGGTCGACGTGCTGGTCGCGCAGATCACGAAGACCGGTCACTTGCTCGTCAAATGAACGCGTTGCAATAATGCCCATTACATAAGGAATCTTGATAGCGTAGTCGGTGTGCATGGTCTCCTGGTTCGGCAAACCAAAGAGTGTGAATGCAGCAGGCGCTGGCTCTGTGTGCCACTCTGCTTCCACTGCGGCCAACTTCACTTTCTGAACTTCACCCAGTTCGTAACCTGACTCATCGCCCAGTACGATAACAGACAGGATGGAAGCCATACCAAATGAAGCCGCAATCGCGAACGAGCGACGTGCAAAGGCGATATCACGACCTTTTAGTAGATAGTATGCGCTGATGCCTAAAACGAACATCGCACCTGTGGTGTAGCCAGACGCGACCGTGTGGACAAATTTCACCTGAGCCACTGGGTTGAGCACCACTTCGGCAAAGCTGACCATTTCCATTCGCATGGTTTCAAAATTGAACTCGGCGCCAACTGGGTTTTGCATCCAGCCGTTGGCCACTAAGATCCACAAAGCAGAGAAGTTGGAACCTAGCGCAACTAACCAAGTGACAGCAAGGTGTTGACGTTTTGATAAGCGATCCCAGCCAAAGAAGAATAGACCTACAAAAGTGGATTCTAAAAAGAATGCGACCAGAGCTTCAATCGCGAGCGGCGCACCAAAAATATCACCAACGTAATGCGAGTAATATGACCAGTTGGTTCCGAATTGGAACTCCATCGTGAGGCCAGTTGCCACACCCAGCGCAAAGTTAATTCCGAACAACTTACCCCAGAACTTAGTCATGTCCTTATAGATTTGCTTGTCCGTCATTACGTACAGAGACTCCATGATGGCAAGAAGGAATGCCATACCCAGAGTCAAAGGTACGAAGAGGAAGTGATACATCGCTGTCAGTGCAAATTGCAACCGCGACAGATCAACTACGTCAATCATGTTTACTCCTATGTGTCGGCTGAAGACACTTTCGACATTAATGCATTGTTAGTCAGTGTTAATCGCACTCAACCACTGTTGCCAATATTAGGCATCTTGTTGCAAAAATGTACCGTAACGGTTAGTTAATTGTTAAGCATCAGCTAATATAGCTGGCGCTAATACTACTGCTAAAAAATGAATGTTTCAAAAGGTTTATAGCCAGAGTTCGCTTTGATTTGCATCAACTTTTGTGCGGCATTTCTGTTTAAAAAAACATCAAATTGATATAGATCAACTAAAGACCAAGGGGTTTGTTAAACAGGCGTTATCGTGAGGGGTAAATCAACTATTTATGCAGCACATACGTTTAACAAGTCACTCAATTACGCTACCCAATTAGGAGTAACTAATGTAATTCAGTGTGATTTTGTTCACAAATAAAAAAGCCAGCGTTTTATCGCTGGCTTGTGCAAACTTATTTTTCAATTCCGAAATGAAGGTAAGCTCGGTCTGTTGCAATCCGACCTCGCGGTGTTCTCTGCAAGTAGCCTTGCTGAATGAGGTAAGGCTCGAGGACATCCTCGATCGTGTCTTTCTCTTCACCAATCGCCGCAGCCATATTGTCTAGGCCGACCGGACCACCACCAAACTTCTCCATAATGGCAAGCAGCAGCTTGCGGTCCATGTAGTCAAACCCTTGAGCATCAACATCGAGCATGTTGAGTGCTTTGTCGGCAACCTCGGCACAAATATGACCATTGCCTTTGACTTCGGCATAGTCTCTGACTCGGCGCAGCAGCCTATTAGCAATACGCGGTGTTCCCCGAGCACGGCGCGCAACTTCAAGTGCGCCCTCCGCCTCCATAGACAAACCCAAGCAATCGGCACTGCGTTGGACGATATGTTGCAGATCAGGAATTTTGTAGTATTCGAGGCGCTGAGTGATACCAAAGCGGTCGCGAAGCGGTGACGTTAACGAACCTGCACGTGTCGTAGCACCAATCAAGGTAAAGGGCGGTAAGTCAATTTTGATCGAGCGAGCAGCCGGACCTTCTCCAATCATGATGTCCAGTTGGTAATCTTCCATTGCCGGATACAACACCTCTTCAACCATAGGACTGAGGCGATGAATCTCATCAATAAACAGAACATCATTCTCTTCTAGATTGGTTAATAGAGCAGCAAGGTCACCCGCTTTTTCTAATACCGGGCCAGAGGTGGTGCGAATATTGACCTCCATCTCATTGGCCACAATGTTGGCTAAGGTGGTTTTGCCCAGCCCCGGTGGACCAAAAATCAATAAATGGTCAAGCGCCTCTTTACGCAATTGAGCCGCTTTAATAAAGATCTCCATCTGATCTCGGACATGGTCCTGACCTTGGTAATCCTCCAGTTTTTTCGGGCGTATTGCACGGTCAATAACGTCTTCATCTCTGTAAACCGTATTATCCGGCGCAATCAAACGATCCGCTTCAATCATAGCTTATGCCCTCTATACCATGGATTTGAGCGCTTCGCGGATCAACTGCTCGCTGCTCATGTCTGCGGTCATGACTTGAGAGACGACTTTAGAGGCCTGAGTCGGTTTGTACCCCAACGCCAACAAGGCACTCACCGCCTCCTCTTCAGCACTCGACTGAGCCGACTGCGGCGCAGAATCCGTTGGCGCAGCTTCGGTAAAGGGCGTAAACAGATCTCCAGCACCCCATCCTTTCAGGCGGTCTTTCATCTCTACCACTAGGCGCTCTGCGGTTTTCTTGCCAACACCCGGTAACTTGACGAGAGAAGAGACATCTTCACGCTCTACACTCGCAACAAACTGACTGGCTGTCATTCCCGATAAGATGCCTAGGCCAAGCTTAGGACCAACTCCGTTTGCTTTGATCACCTCGCGAAATAGCGCACGCTCCTTTACCGTGTTAAATCCATACAGCAATTGAGCATCCTCGCGTACCACAAAATGAGTATAGATGATGGCTTCTTCACCAATATTGGGTAGCTCGTAAAAGCAGCTCATCGGCATCTGGACTTCATAGCCGATACCATTCACTTCGATAAGCAGTTCGGGAGGTTGTTTTTCAATTAGAATGCCGCGTAGACGTCCGATCACGGTGAGTTCTCTTTGGAAATGAATTTGCGACAGGATAATAAAGAACTGGATAGACATCCAGTTCTTTATCTTATTAGTGCGGATTTTTGAGAGGAAAAAAAACGATGACGCAGAGCGATTCAATCCATAGACTAAAATCCGTTAGCGGTAGCGTCCACGCCGAGCACTGGTGGCTTTGCCCGCTAACGCCACTAAGGTTTTGTTGGTATTGGCATGACAAATAGCCACACCCAGCGCATCGGCGGCGTCGGCTTGCGGTTTGGCTGGAAGCTTGAGCATATTTTGCACCATATGTTGCACTTGCTCTTTGTCTGCACCGCCGGTTCCTACTACCGCCTGCTTGATTAAGCGTGCGGCGTATTCATAAACAGGCAAATCAGCGTTCACAGCCGCAACAATCGCACTGCCGCGCGCTTGACCTAGTTTCAGTGCAGAATCTGCATTGCGCGCCATAAAGACTTGCTCAATAGCAAACACATCCGGTTGAAACTGAGTAATGATCTCCGAGACTCCCGCATAGATTTGCTTAAGTCGCCCCGGCAACTCCTTTTCTGAGGTCCGAATACAACCACTACCGAGATAATGTAGATGGCGACCCGTTTGTCGGATCACGCCATAACCTGTGATACGAGATCCGGGGTCGATACCCAAAATAATTGACATAGTTTGGTAAATTATCGCTAAGTTAGCCGCTGATCTTAATCTAGCCGCGCCGCTATAGCGAGGTAATTATCGCTCGACTGGACAATCCAGCTTCTAACCCCACTTCCAGTACCTGAGTCGGCTCGGCCACCAGCTTCTCTCCCGACCAATAATCGTACCAATACACCGGATGGTCTGCGGTCAAGGTGACATCACGAGCCGAACCTCGATAGTTGAACAAACAGTGTAAGTCATTACGGTTTGTCAGTGGTAAATAGGCATGATGTAGGTTTAGCGCGGTAAATCGCGCCGCCTCTTGGTTGTGACGATGACGCACCACCAACTTGGCCAAACTTCGCTTTGCAAAAGGCGTGAGCTCATCGAGCGGATCACCAGATAACAATAGTCCACCACAAGCAAGCAACACATCACGGTGGAACTCATAATTGCGCCGCTCAGTGGTTTGGTTGGGTAAAGAGACAAACGTTGCGCAATCGGGGTCAATTTGCCATAACTTACGGTGTTGCCAACTGCGGTAAAAGGTCTCTTTTGCGATTTGTTCAAATCGACTGCCACTTCGCTCAACGTCGTCTGACACCCGCATCGCATCTACCACACCCAGCGACGGCCACATCGGCGCATTGCAGCCTAAGATAAGCGCATCACCCGCACCTTCGATTATCGCTTGCATTCCCAACCGGTAGGCCTCGACACCTGTGACACCTCGCTGACTGCGCACGCCTTTCAACGTGCCCCAATAATTGGCGTCCAACTTAAACAGCTCAACGCCCCACTCTTCTCGCATGGTGCGCACAACCTGTGTTAGGTGCTGTTGGACTTGGGGGTTGGTGGTATCGAGAATATACCAAGGTGTACAACGCCATCCGGCGTAAGTCACCTCTTCTGCTTTGAGCAGGCTGCCGTCTGCGTGACGTAAGAACCAATCCGGGTGTTGCTGAAATATCTGCGATTCTGGCTGAGCAATAAACGGAGCAAGCCAGATCGCGGGTTTCTTACCATGCGCTCGAATTTCCCCAAGCACATGTTTGATTCCCGACGAAAACTTGGCAGAAGGCGTCAGCCAATCGCCCATAAATGCTTGATAGCCGTCATCGAGCAATACGTAATCGAGTTGCTTTAGATGAGCGCGCATTTCTTGAACATTGTTGTCAATGTGTTGCTCAGTCACTTCTGCGTAGTAGGCATACCAGGAGCACCAACCCAGCGGGGAAGGTTTTGTCACACCAGGACGAGCCGGATGGTGCTCGGAGATACATTGACTAAATTGTTGATACAGCTCTGACAATGAGTCGCCACGCAACATGACCACGGACTCGAGTCGCTGAGTACTCCAATCTGCTGGACAGGTGTTTTCGCCATCAATATAAGCCAATACCCGCAGCCGATCCTCTTGCTCTTCTATCGTGAAGTAGCCAGCAAAGCGATGGCACGAGGTAAAACCAAGTAAGGCATAGCCAAGTGAGTCTTCGACCACCAAGTAGTTATAATAACGCTTGGGCTGGTTTGATGGATAAATACGATAACTAGGACTGTTATCAGGGCAACGACCAATATCAAGAGGATTATTCCAAGTCCCACTGGTTTGCGCCAACATTTGAAAACCATCCCCTAGTAACATGGCCTGCTTTTCGAA
The sequence above is drawn from the Vibrio sinaloensis genome and encodes:
- a CDS encoding ExbD/TolR family protein, which translates into the protein MAGYQPKKRKMTAEINVVPYIDVMLVLLIIFMVTSPFVTQGVDVELPKTATAKPASELAGDSDASFIIVEIDREGNLGLSVNDEEVTRGISLQDVIVRVKAELSLKPNSPVAVGGDAATPYADVVLVLDELSRAGIPKVGLLTDIKE
- the tolQ gene encoding protein TolQ, with the translated sequence MTADISMLDLFLQASLLVKMVMLILLGMSIVSWAMIIKRSKILSQASKEAESFEDKFWSGTDLSVLYQATKQRKDELAGTEEIFYSGFTEFARLRKSNAGSPDFIMEGTGRAMRVAVAREVDELETHLPFLATVGSISPYIGLFGTVWGIMHAFIALGEVKQATLAMVAPGIAEALVATAMGLFAAIPAVMAYNRLSNKVGKLEHNYATFSEEFHSILHRQAMAGRDTVQKD
- the ybgC gene encoding tol-pal system-associated acyl-CoA thioesterase; protein product: MDSKVQQDKPIFEWPVTVYYEDTDAGGVVYHSNYLKFFERARTELLRTIGVSQQTLLEQNLGFVVRHMDIDFLQGARLDDHLTVTTQIADLKKASLVFCQEIVNPDGKTLCKAMVKVACIDNKKMRPKPMPQSIVMELTQSDR
- the ybgE gene encoding cyd operon protein YbgE produces the protein MSNFAHQVARLHAPVDKALWRALSLLLGFYHVALLMWDPEQYSVSIGGFNAVIAPLLIWAVCSSMVFGVGFKPRHWVWQLCFSPYCSLTILGYLTVLRLL
- the cydX gene encoding cytochrome bd-I oxidase subunit CydX, with amino-acid sequence MWYFAWILGVLLACAFGIINALWLEHSEMMDKDSE
- the cydB gene encoding cytochrome d ubiquinol oxidase subunit II; the encoded protein is MFDYEILRLIWWVLIGVLLVGFAITDGFDMGVGALVPVIGKNDNERRVMINSIAPHWDGNQVWLITAGGALFAAWPLVYATSFSGFYLAMIVTLAALWLRPIGLDYRSKIEDPKWRQTWDICISISGFVPPVIFGVAFGNLLQGVPFQLSEFLMPTYHGSFFGLLNPFALLCGLVSLFMILMQGATWLQMKTTADVHTRARNVAQLTGLLTVSAFVAAGFWVQGMEGYVITSVMDGNAASNPLNKEVIREAGAWMNNFETYPLMWIAPVLGVVMPLLAVLASRLDKGGIAFLASSLGNAGVIFTAGLAMFPFIMPSDLVPNHSLTMWDATSSELTLNLMTAVAFVMVPVILGYTTWTYYKMFGRLDEKFIEENKNSLY
- the cydA gene encoding cytochrome ubiquinol oxidase subunit I, translated to MIDVVDLSRLQFALTAMYHFLFVPLTLGMAFLLAIMESLYVMTDKQIYKDMTKFWGKLFGINFALGVATGLTMEFQFGTNWSYYSHYVGDIFGAPLAIEALVAFFLESTFVGLFFFGWDRLSKRQHLAVTWLVALGSNFSALWILVANGWMQNPVGAEFNFETMRMEMVSFAEVVLNPVAQVKFVHTVASGYTTGAMFVLGISAYYLLKGRDIAFARRSFAIAASFGMASILSVIVLGDESGYELGEVQKVKLAAVEAEWHTEPAPAAFTLFGLPNQETMHTDYAIKIPYVMGIIATRSFDEQVTGLRDLRDQHVDRIRTGMYAYELLEKLRAGDKSEANMAAFDEVKGDLGYGLLLKRYTDNVVDATEDQIQAAADDSIPTVWPLFWSFRIMVACGFIMLFVFGAAFVQTCRQKIEQKRWILRAALLSIPLPWIAVEAGWFVAEFGRQPWAVGEILPVHVAASALTAAEIWTSLFAILALYTVFLIAEVYLMVKFARKGPSSLKTGRYHFEQNPQSVADKVSRQVEA
- the ruvB gene encoding Holliday junction branch migration DNA helicase RuvB, which produces MIEADRLIAPDNTVYRDEDVIDRAIRPKKLEDYQGQDHVRDQMEIFIKAAQLRKEALDHLLIFGPPGLGKTTLANIVANEMEVNIRTTSGPVLEKAGDLAALLTNLEENDVLFIDEIHRLSPMVEEVLYPAMEDYQLDIMIGEGPAARSIKIDLPPFTLIGATTRAGSLTSPLRDRFGITQRLEYYKIPDLQHIVQRSADCLGLSMEAEGALEVARRARGTPRIANRLLRRVRDYAEVKGNGHICAEVADKALNMLDVDAQGFDYMDRKLLLAIMEKFGGGPVGLDNMAAAIGEEKDTIEDVLEPYLIQQGYLQRTPRGRIATDRAYLHFGIEK
- the ruvA gene encoding Holliday junction branch migration protein RuvA; translation: MIGRLRGILIEKQPPELLIEVNGIGYEVQMPMSCFYELPNIGEEAIIYTHFVVREDAQLLYGFNTVKERALFREVIKANGVGPKLGLGILSGMTASQFVASVEREDVSSLVKLPGVGKKTAERLVVEMKDRLKGWGAGDLFTPFTEAAPTDSAPQSAQSSAEEEAVSALLALGYKPTQASKVVSQVMTADMSSEQLIREALKSMV
- the ruvC gene encoding crossover junction endodeoxyribonuclease RuvC is translated as MSIILGIDPGSRITGYGVIRQTGRHLHYLGSGCIRTSEKELPGRLKQIYAGVSEIITQFQPDVFAIEQVFMARNADSALKLGQARGSAIVAAVNADLPVYEYAARLIKQAVVGTGGADKEQVQHMVQNMLKLPAKPQADAADALGVAICHANTNKTLVALAGKATSARRGRYR
- a CDS encoding glycoside hydrolase family 36 protein — protein: MSQTFQVSGERMIQVTNTDLAVELMGNQVSFFYRGLSNDPISDRYLLFSTDFDFEKQAMLLGDGFQMLAQTSGTWNNPLDIGRCPDNSPSYRIYPSNQPKRYYNYLVVEDSLGYALLGFTSCHRFAGYFTIEEQEDRLRVLAYIDGENTCPADWSTQRLESVVMLRGDSLSELYQQFSQCISEHHPARPGVTKPSPLGWCSWYAYYAEVTEQHIDNNVQEMRAHLKQLDYVLLDDGYQAFMGDWLTPSAKFSSGIKHVLGEIRAHGKKPAIWLAPFIAQPESQIFQQHPDWFLRHADGSLLKAEEVTYAGWRCTPWYILDTTNPQVQQHLTQVVRTMREEWGVELFKLDANYWGTLKGVRSQRGVTGVEAYRLGMQAIIEGAGDALILGCNAPMWPSLGVVDAMRVSDDVERSGSRFEQIAKETFYRSWQHRKLWQIDPDCATFVSLPNQTTERRNYEFHRDVLLACGGLLLSGDPLDELTPFAKRSLAKLVVRHRHNQEAARFTALNLHHAYLPLTNRNDLHCLFNYRGSARDVTLTADHPVYWYDYWSGEKLVAEPTQVLEVGLEAGLSSRAIITSL